TTCTTTTACTCGTCTTTTTTGCATTAGTGTGGGTCGCCGTTGCTCTGTATCGCAAAACCAAGACGGGCGCCTATAACTGGGACAAAATGATATTGGGATTGCCTATTTTTGGAATATTGGCTCAAAAAGCGTCCGTTGCAAAGTTCGCAAGGACCCTGGGAACACTGATCAAATCAGGGGTTCCGATCATGGATGCATTAGAAACGGTTGCCAAGACTTCGGGAAATTTGGTTTTGGAAAGGGCCATTTTCAATGCCCGGGATTCGGTAAGAGAGGGGAAAACTCTTACCCAGCCTTTGAAGGAAAGTAAGGTTTTCCCGCCAATGGTCACTCAAATGATCAATGTCGGAGAAGAAACAGGTGCTTTGGACACGATGTTGTCTAAAATCGCAGATTTTTATGAAGATGAAGTTGATGCTGCCGTTGAAGGTCTTACGTCCATTATTGAGCCGATTTTGATCGTTTTTCTTGGGGTAACAATTGGTTTTATTGTTGTTGCCATGTTTATGCCGATGTTTGAAATCGGAAATGTTGTCGGGTAAGGCTCAAGTTGACAAAAAAAGTTCCGTAAAGGTAAAATTTGTACAGGCTTAATGGGTCGAAAATTAGGCCTAGAAAAATGGAGGTAGTTATGATTCGTTTGAAGAACAAGGGGTTTACCCTTATTGAACTGATGATCGTTGTCGCGATCATCGGTATTTTGGCCGCAATCGCTATTCCGCGGTTTGCGCAAATGTTGGAAAAGTCGCGCGAAGGATCAACCAAAGGAAACTTAGGTTCCTTGAAATCCGCCGCTTCGATTTATTATGGGGATCAACAGGGTATTTGGCCTACCACGTTGAACTCTTTTAGCACGTACGCTTTCAGCCGCTATTTGGACAACATTTCGCCCGTTAAAGTGACGGGGGCGTTCGTTGCCAATGCGACTAGCCCTTCGGGGAGCGGTGTGGCTTTGACCGGTCAAAGCCAGGTTCCGACAGGTAGCGCTACGGGCTGGATGTATGATTCTGGCTTGGGGAATGTTTATGTAAACAGCACTGTCAAGGATTCAAAAGGCATTCCTTATTCCTTCTATGGTTTTGAATAATTAAGGAAATTTTGGCCGCGAAAAACAATGGGCGGTATAAGCCGCCCATTGTTTTAACCTCAAACAAGAGGTGGAAATATTTTTCCGACGCCTTTACAACTCTTATCGATTTGTAAAATTCAAGCCGTACCAGCCGACTCTTCAAGCCCCAGTCTTTTTCCTTCCTGTGTTCCTTTCATTTGGCATTCCCCAATAAACTATTTTCATGGCCTTTTCAAACATAATATTTTGGTTTTAAAGCTAAGTTTTTTAGAATCAACACAGGCAGATGTTTTAAAAAAGGCAAACTAGGAAAAAAATGTCTCTCTTTTCCAAGAACATAGTCGGATTGGATATAGGTTCCTCCAGCATTAAGGCTATTCAGGTCAGGAGCCAGAATGGTCAATTTCATTTGGTCAACGGTGGGATGATCGAAATCCCGAGAGATTCAGCTGATACGAAAGTATTTGACGGACAAAAAGGCCTATTGGCCGATTCAATTAAAAAACTATTCAAAGATACCGGAATAAAAACGAAAAATGTTGTCACTTCTTTATCCGGTGACTCGGTGATCATCCGTTATGTAAAACTACCATTCATGACTCCGGAAGAACTTCGTGGAGCAATTTCGAAAGAGGCTGAGCAATACATTCCTTTGAATATCGATCAGGTGGTCCTTGATTTTCAGATTTTGGGTGAGACGCAGGAAGATGGGCAAAAAAAATTAGATGTTCTCTTGGTAGCGGCAAAAGTGGATGTGGTCGATCAACACCTTTCTACCCTAAAGAGCTTGGGGCTGATACCCAGAATAATTGATATTGATGCTTTTGCCCTTCAAAACGCTTTTGAAATTAACAAAGTCGAAGATAGTGATGAAACAGTAGCGTTGATAAACCTGGGAGCTTCTCTAACTACGATCAATATTCTCGAGGGCAAAAACACTCGATTTACGCGGGATGTTCCGGTTGCGGGAAACGAATTCACTAGAGAAATTCAAAAAGAGTTTAATATAAAGTTTTCAGAAGCAGAGGAGCTGAAAAAATCCCATGGAGCAATTTCCATGGAAGAAGATGATTTTAGTTTGTCGACCGTTTCCCAAAAAGATGACAGGGTGCTTAGGATGTCGGATGTCATGACTCCGATCTTGAATAAACTCTTGGGGGAAATTAGACGCTCGTTCGATTATTATGAAACCCAAGCTAGGAAAAAAACGGTCGAGAGAGTGATATTACTTGGTGGAAGCGCCAGACTGAAGAATGTAAATAGGTTTTTGGCCAATAAATTGGGTATCCCTGTAGAGCTTTTTTCCCCATTCAGAAATTTGGAACTGAACAAAAAAGACGCAAAGGCTGAAGCCCTTTCCGAAAAGGAATATCACATGGGAGTTTGTTTAGGGCTTGCTTTGCGTCAAGGGGAAAAATAAACGTGATTAGAATCAATCTAGTTCCCGTTAAAGAGAAAAAAAAGCGCCAAGAATTTATTTTTATTTTGGGCGGGATAGGTGTTTTAGCATTTGTGGTTTTAACTCTGGCGTATTTTTATGTCCAAAAAGTAAGAGTTGTTAATGATTTGAACAAACAAATCGAGGAAGTTCGAAAAGAGTCGGAAAGTTATCAGGATAAAATCAACGAAGTAAAAGATTTGGAAGGGAAAGAGGCGAGCCTAGCGGCTGCTAAAAAGACAATTGGAACGATCACGGAAACCCAAAGAAAGGTTCTTGTTGCCGTTGACCTAATTGCTTTAAATATGCCCGATGGTGTTTGGATAACAGCGATTACGCAAGGTACTGGAAATGATTCGAATAAATTCACAGTCAAAGGTAATTCCTTTACCGACCAGGGCTATCGAAATTTTTGGAAAAATTTTCAAAAATCGCAGGGATTAGTGAAAGACATATTGTTTGACGAAACCAATCCGGCTGCGGTGGTTGGAATCAATTCCAAAATGCGCCAATTCACCATTGATTTTAGAGTAATGGATTCAAATCAATGAAATTGACCCCCATTCAACAATACCTCATCCTTGGTGTGATCTTGGTTTGCGGATTGGTTTTTGCCTACTATCAATTTTTATTAAAACCAAAAATGGCTGAAATAGAAAAATTGCGCAGTACTTTGGAAGAGAAAAAAAAGGACTTAGAAGACGCAAAAAAGATCGTTGCGAAGTATGCTGAATTTAAAAAGCGGGCGGATACAGTTCAGCGTGAATTGGAGTGGGTGCAAAATCGGATCCCAAAAACGATTGACAAGTCTAAATTGGTTGAAGCCATTGGGCTCATACAAAACCGTTCGGGTGTTTACTTGACTAATTTCAACATGAATACCGGTCCTAGTTCTAGGGATGTTTTTGTGGAACTTCCCGCTATCGTAAGGATTTCTACGAATTTCGATGGTCTATTGCGGTTCTTAAAAGAGATAAGTCTCAATAGCGGATTTCTCATGATTGCAAAGGACCTCTCGGTTACGCCTTTGGGTTCAACCGATGATCCAAAAATAACTATTTCCGCCCAAATGACAGTATGTGGAGTGCAAGCAAAATGAAAATGCTCAGTATTTTTCTTTTGATGTTTTTTTCCCTGATATTGGATCGATCCTTTTGTCAGCAACAGGATGTTCCAGAACCGGTCTTTGTCAATTTTTCTATAACCGTTCCTTATGTTCCGACCTACAAAGGAAGAGACCCTTTTGTGCCATTGGACAACATGGATCGGCCCACACAAATTTCAATCGCCGATTTGGAATTCCACGGAACCATAGTAATGAATGGTGAAACTTATGGACTCTTTGCCTGGAAAGGGAATCCAAGCATTCGTTATACTTTGAAATCAAGAAGGCTTTACAGTGACTCGAACGAGCTTATTGACGGTGTAATAGGTGACATAACGGATAGCAAAGTAATCTTGATCCAAGGGGACCAGAAGGTCGCTTGTTCTCGAGAAAGATAAAGGAGAATTTAAATGAGATGTTTGGGTCAAAATAAAATGCTCCTGTTTGTCCTGTTCTTTTTGATGTTTAGTTTTGGTTTGGCGGCCGATCTTGACATTGATTTAAGTGGAGGAGAAAAACCGAAGGTTGTCGCCAATTCGGAAGACACAAAAAAGGAACCAATTAAGCCAAAGGGTGATCAGTCAAAGATCAAGAAAAATGATGACGAAAGTTCAATCGCCCAAATAAACCATGTGGGAAGCCCAGATGAATCATTGGAGATCATCGGAAAAGCTCTTCCTGAACCGTCAGAAGATTCAAGCGATTCTAAGATTGTTTTCAAATTCAAGAATACAAAACTTCAAATTAAATCCCTTATCAAACTTGGTGGAGAGCGTAT
The genomic region above belongs to bacterium and contains:
- a CDS encoding prepilin-type N-terminal cleavage/methylation domain-containing protein produces the protein MIRLKNKGFTLIELMIVVAIIGILAAIAIPRFAQMLEKSREGSTKGNLGSLKSAASIYYGDQQGIWPTTLNSFSTYAFSRYLDNISPVKVTGAFVANATSPSGSGVALTGQSQVPTGSATGWMYDSGLGNVYVNSTVKDSKGIPYSFYGFE
- the pilM gene encoding type IV pilus assembly protein PilM; this translates as MDIGSSSIKAIQVRSQNGQFHLVNGGMIEIPRDSADTKVFDGQKGLLADSIKKLFKDTGIKTKNVVTSLSGDSVIIRYVKLPFMTPEELRGAISKEAEQYIPLNIDQVVLDFQILGETQEDGQKKLDVLLVAAKVDVVDQHLSTLKSLGLIPRIIDIDAFALQNAFEINKVEDSDETVALINLGASLTTINILEGKNTRFTRDVPVAGNEFTREIQKEFNIKFSEAEELKKSHGAISMEEDDFSLSTVSQKDDRVLRMSDVMTPILNKLLGEIRRSFDYYETQARKKTVERVILLGGSARLKNVNRFLANKLGIPVELFSPFRNLELNKKDAKAEALSEKEYHMGVCLGLALRQGEK
- the pilO gene encoding type 4a pilus biogenesis protein PilO, with product MKLTPIQQYLILGVILVCGLVFAYYQFLLKPKMAEIEKLRSTLEEKKKDLEDAKKIVAKYAEFKKRADTVQRELEWVQNRIPKTIDKSKLVEAIGLIQNRSGVYLTNFNMNTGPSSRDVFVELPAIVRISTNFDGLLRFLKEISLNSGFLMIAKDLSVTPLGSTDDPKITISAQMTVCGVQAK